From a region of the Listeria monocytogenes ATCC 19117 genome:
- a CDS encoding AI-2E family transporter, whose product MKFSRFRDSKLFFWTIEILAVVAILFVLLQMKYIFSPIGIIVSTLFMPILVAGFLFYLFNPLVLFLEKRKVPRLLSVILIFIAFITLVVLAVMQLGPTLADQVAELAKAIPGYWQDFEKWLQDLSNNSALKDLDIKQELEKLNISLPKIMSVVVDGVASSFGAIVSFVSSFVMILVTVPFIVFYMFKDGHKFVESSGRFFPAGIRSEAKQIIKEMNKTISTYISSQAIDCMFVGLFTFIGYLIIGQPYALLFGFIAGATNIIPYLGPFIGAAPAVIVALFTSPVQALLVIVVVTIVQQIDSNLLSPYIMGKSLSIHPLTIIIILIVAGNLAGIFGMILGVPLYAVVKTIIVNVNRLIKLRRGQLAIDNNLPDPDTPKE is encoded by the coding sequence TTGAAATTTTCACGATTTCGAGATAGTAAATTATTTTTTTGGACAATTGAAATTTTAGCGGTTGTAGCTATTTTGTTCGTTCTATTGCAAATGAAGTACATATTTTCACCAATCGGCATCATAGTTTCTACATTATTCATGCCTATTTTGGTCGCAGGGTTCCTATTCTATTTATTTAACCCGCTCGTATTATTTTTAGAAAAAAGAAAAGTACCTCGACTTTTGAGTGTTATTTTAATTTTTATTGCCTTTATCACGCTTGTTGTTCTTGCAGTAATGCAACTCGGTCCAACGCTTGCTGACCAAGTAGCTGAACTCGCAAAAGCAATACCAGGTTACTGGCAAGATTTTGAAAAATGGCTGCAAGATCTCTCGAATAATTCTGCACTAAAAGATTTAGACATAAAACAAGAACTTGAGAAGCTCAACATTTCCTTACCAAAAATCATGTCTGTGGTCGTTGACGGGGTAGCTTCTAGTTTTGGAGCCATTGTCTCCTTTGTCTCTAGTTTTGTTATGATTCTTGTAACTGTACCATTTATCGTCTTTTATATGTTTAAAGATGGTCATAAGTTCGTTGAGTCCTCTGGAAGATTTTTCCCGGCAGGTATTCGTTCTGAAGCAAAACAAATTATTAAAGAAATGAATAAAACCATTTCTACTTATATTAGTTCACAAGCGATTGATTGTATGTTTGTTGGTTTATTTACTTTCATTGGTTATTTAATTATTGGTCAACCGTATGCGCTTCTGTTTGGTTTTATTGCAGGTGCAACGAATATTATTCCTTATCTTGGACCATTCATTGGAGCAGCTCCCGCAGTTATCGTGGCGCTATTTACTTCTCCAGTCCAAGCACTGCTCGTTATTGTTGTCGTAACGATTGTGCAACAAATTGACTCTAACTTACTTTCTCCATATATTATGGGTAAATCACTATCGATTCACCCACTAACTATTATCATTATCTTGATTGTTGCTGGAAACTTAGCAGGAATCTTTGGAATGATATTAGGTGTTCCACTTTATGCGGTTGTGAAAACAATTATCGTGAATGTTAATCGTTTAATTAAATTGCGGCGAGGTCAGCTGGCGATTGATAATAATCTTCCTGATCCGGATACACCAAAAGAATAA
- a CDS encoding histidine phosphatase family protein — protein sequence MGKKLSLYFVRHGQTYLNKNLRMQGWADTPLTPEGIEIVKESGRGLAETEFVAAYSSDLHRTIATAGHLLKENKHAFGLTLEPLSEFRETFFGSYEGEKGDVAWNEIAHHMGYANQEDLFKNADVRETMNGTKAADPTGDAEDFMTFWTRVEQGFLHVINRHRETGGNVLIVAHGNTIRNIVHELEPSMDEAVILDNASVTVLAYENGLFKLERLNDTSHFKKA from the coding sequence ATGGGAAAAAAATTATCACTTTATTTTGTAAGACATGGTCAAACCTACTTAAATAAAAACTTGCGCATGCAAGGATGGGCTGATACGCCACTAACACCAGAAGGAATTGAAATAGTCAAAGAAAGTGGTCGCGGACTTGCGGAAACAGAATTCGTTGCAGCGTATTCAAGCGACTTACACCGTACGATTGCAACAGCAGGGCATTTATTAAAAGAAAATAAACACGCATTTGGTTTAACACTAGAACCATTAAGTGAATTTCGGGAAACTTTCTTTGGCTCCTACGAAGGTGAAAAAGGCGATGTTGCCTGGAACGAAATTGCGCATCATATGGGTTATGCGAATCAAGAAGACCTATTTAAAAATGCCGATGTACGAGAAACAATGAATGGTACAAAAGCAGCTGACCCAACAGGAGATGCGGAAGATTTCATGACATTCTGGACACGTGTAGAACAAGGTTTCTTGCATGTTATCAATCGTCATCGCGAAACTGGTGGTAACGTTCTTATCGTCGCTCACGGAAATACTATTCGTAACATCGTCCACGAACTCGAACCATCCATGGACGAAGCGGTTATTTTAGATAACGCGAGTGTCACCGTACTAGCTTACGAAAACGGCTTATTCAAATTAGAACGTTTAAATGACACTTCCCATTTTAAAAAAGCATAG
- a CDS encoding OsmC family protein, whose translation MDLVKNGKVLELVHPNGNWTLIKEEGFSPVQITVAAVAACSGYVYQTLLEKKRIEINDLSIHTDYEQDQESAVHVLTKINVTFTVDLVDKSNEAKAEKAVHLVKDACPVAKSLDPSIEINEMVVFK comes from the coding sequence ATGGATTTAGTGAAAAATGGGAAAGTGTTAGAACTTGTACATCCAAATGGCAACTGGACATTAATTAAAGAAGAAGGTTTTTCTCCAGTTCAAATAACAGTGGCGGCGGTTGCTGCTTGTAGCGGATATGTCTATCAAACATTACTTGAGAAAAAACGAATTGAGATAAATGATTTAAGCATTCATACCGATTATGAGCAAGATCAAGAAAGTGCTGTGCATGTTTTAACGAAAATTAATGTTACTTTTACGGTGGATTTAGTGGATAAAAGTAATGAAGCGAAAGCCGAAAAAGCCGTGCATTTAGTGAAAGATGCTTGCCCGGTTGCGAAAAGTTTAGACCCATCGATTGAAATTAATGAGATGGTTGTTTTTAAATAA
- a CDS encoding NAD-dependent succinate-semialdehyde dehydrogenase, whose amino-acid sequence MSIKETALPKVQTKLFINGKWTDGDNKETKDIVNPANGEVIAKIAQAGPNETKKAIKAAKEAFPDWAKMELADRVKLLHKIADLMEEKADTLAKIMTLEQGKPLKESKGEVLTGAENFRFAAEEARRLYGETIPAPNNHAFIVKKQPIGVVAAITPWNFPGGMVTRKLAPALATGNTIVLKPSGDTPLSALAIFEIFEEAGLPKGVANIVMGSSKEIGETLTDSDDVRKLTFTGSTKVGQTLFKQSAETLKKISLELGGHAPFIVFDDANLDAAVNDLVAAKFRNNGQVCVSPNRILVAKEIKEKFTKALVAKVEQLKVGNGLDDVNVGPLIREDAIDKIDKQLKNATDKGAKVLTGDGRLTGSDYDKGNFYKPTVLDNVTREMDIFYEETFGPVIPLITFETEDEAIEMANDSEFGLASYFYTKDLARVEKVGAALEYGMVGANEIAISNPETPFGGVKHSGFGRENGHYGMEEYIQVKFINLKYRD is encoded by the coding sequence TTGAGTATTAAAGAAACAGCCTTACCAAAAGTTCAAACAAAATTATTTATTAATGGAAAATGGACGGATGGAGATAATAAAGAAACAAAAGATATTGTAAACCCAGCAAATGGAGAAGTTATTGCCAAAATCGCTCAAGCTGGACCAAACGAAACCAAAAAAGCCATTAAAGCTGCAAAAGAAGCATTTCCTGATTGGGCAAAAATGGAACTAGCTGATCGCGTCAAATTATTACACAAAATTGCCGATTTAATGGAAGAAAAAGCAGATACACTAGCAAAAATTATGACGCTTGAACAAGGTAAACCGCTAAAAGAATCAAAAGGAGAAGTCCTAACTGGCGCAGAAAACTTCCGATTCGCTGCAGAAGAAGCAAGAAGATTATATGGGGAAACTATCCCAGCGCCAAACAATCACGCGTTTATCGTCAAAAAACAACCAATTGGTGTAGTTGCGGCCATTACTCCGTGGAATTTCCCAGGTGGTATGGTGACACGAAAACTTGCTCCAGCGCTTGCAACCGGAAATACAATCGTATTAAAACCTTCCGGAGATACGCCGCTTTCGGCCCTAGCTATCTTTGAAATTTTTGAAGAAGCCGGCTTGCCAAAAGGTGTTGCCAATATCGTTATGGGTAGCTCCAAAGAAATCGGTGAAACATTAACTGACAGTGATGATGTTCGTAAACTAACTTTCACCGGCTCCACGAAAGTCGGTCAAACACTATTCAAACAATCAGCCGAAACACTGAAAAAAATCTCGCTCGAACTTGGTGGACATGCGCCATTTATCGTATTTGATGATGCAAACCTGGATGCTGCTGTAAATGATTTAGTTGCCGCAAAATTCCGCAATAACGGTCAAGTATGTGTATCGCCAAACCGAATTTTAGTTGCCAAAGAAATTAAAGAAAAATTCACTAAGGCGCTAGTTGCTAAAGTAGAACAACTAAAAGTAGGTAACGGTTTAGATGATGTGAATGTTGGTCCACTTATCCGCGAAGATGCGATTGACAAAATCGACAAACAACTTAAAAATGCCACAGATAAAGGTGCCAAAGTCCTAACTGGCGACGGTCGTTTAACAGGTTCCGACTATGACAAAGGCAACTTCTACAAACCAACTGTCTTAGATAACGTTACCCGTGAAATGGACATTTTTTATGAGGAAACATTTGGTCCAGTAATCCCGCTTATCACATTTGAAACGGAAGACGAAGCAATCGAAATGGCGAATGACAGTGAATTCGGTCTTGCTTCTTACTTCTACACTAAAGATTTAGCACGCGTAGAAAAAGTGGGAGCAGCACTAGAATACGGAATGGTCGGAGCAAATGAAATTGCCATCTCTAATCCGGAAACTCCATTTGGCGGCGTTAAACATTCTGGTTTCGGTCGCGAAAATGGCCACTACGGAATGGAAGAATACATCCAAGTGAAATTCATTAACTTAAAATATCGTGACTAA
- a CDS encoding GyrI-like domain-containing protein, whose translation MAIRLKRLEEWEGFTGIALVREGLKTEALHTEIKTAFKEMLQLARELDDFSKQKTFYGISVHNIEDGITHYSVIPVEQKYPHLQEPLEWIEVPAHTYFVAEHIQDTDISESFEEIARAIQEKNYKPYITANNPVFDPLPFKLEVYTKQGSDGANIEIRIPVVKELHT comes from the coding sequence ATGGCGATTAGATTAAAGCGACTGGAGGAATGGGAAGGATTCACTGGTATTGCGCTCGTTCGAGAAGGTCTTAAAACAGAAGCACTTCATACAGAAATAAAAACAGCCTTCAAAGAAATGCTTCAACTTGCGCGAGAACTAGATGATTTTTCCAAACAAAAAACGTTTTATGGTATTTCTGTCCATAATATAGAAGACGGAATTACTCATTATTCGGTAATTCCAGTGGAACAAAAATATCCTCATTTACAAGAACCGCTTGAGTGGATTGAAGTTCCGGCTCATACGTATTTTGTGGCTGAGCATATTCAGGATACAGACATAAGTGAAAGTTTTGAAGAGATTGCCAGAGCCATTCAAGAAAAAAATTACAAACCATATATTACAGCGAACAACCCCGTTTTTGACCCACTACCATTCAAATTGGAAGTGTATACGAAACAAGGAAGCGACGGAGCAAATATTGAAATAAGGATTCCTGTTGTAAAAGAATTGCATACGTAA
- a CDS encoding formate/nitrite transporter family protein yields MGYYSPQEVTEITIEKGTQKANSSTLTLVLLGFLGGAFISLGYLLYIRAVGTMPHEWGSFATLIGASLFPVGLVCILLGGGELITGNMMAVAIAWYDKKISFQQLLRNWAIVSVMNLVGAFFVAYFFGHFVGLTEGDFLPKTLATAGAKINDPFWVAFVSGIGCNWFVGIAVWLCYAAKDFAGKILGIWFPVMAFVAIGFQHVVANMFIIPAAIFAGYYSWADFIWNIIPVYLGNVVGGAVFVSLFYFLAYKKNAPKKVKEEIHQPIEES; encoded by the coding sequence GTGGGATATTATAGCCCGCAGGAAGTAACAGAGATTACGATTGAAAAAGGGACCCAAAAAGCAAATTCAAGTACGTTAACGCTTGTGTTGTTAGGCTTTTTAGGTGGGGCCTTTATATCTCTTGGTTACTTATTATACATACGTGCAGTAGGAACAATGCCTCACGAATGGGGAAGCTTTGCAACGCTTATCGGCGCCAGTCTTTTTCCGGTTGGCCTCGTTTGTATTTTGCTAGGTGGAGGAGAATTAATTACCGGCAACATGATGGCTGTCGCGATTGCTTGGTACGACAAAAAGATTTCCTTCCAACAATTACTTAGAAACTGGGCGATTGTGTCTGTCATGAACTTAGTGGGCGCATTTTTTGTCGCTTACTTCTTCGGACATTTCGTTGGCTTAACAGAAGGCGATTTCTTACCAAAAACGCTAGCTACAGCTGGTGCAAAAATTAACGATCCTTTCTGGGTTGCTTTTGTTTCCGGAATTGGTTGTAACTGGTTTGTTGGGATTGCGGTTTGGCTTTGCTACGCGGCCAAAGATTTCGCAGGAAAAATCCTTGGTATTTGGTTCCCGGTTATGGCATTTGTTGCTATCGGATTTCAGCACGTTGTCGCCAACATGTTTATTATCCCAGCTGCGATTTTCGCTGGTTACTATTCATGGGCGGATTTCATTTGGAACATCATCCCAGTTTACTTAGGAAATGTAGTCGGTGGAGCAGTTTTTGTTAGCTTATTCTACTTCCTTGCTTATAAGAAAAACGCACCTAAAAAAGTAAAAGAAGAAATACACCAACCAATTGAAGAAAGTTAA
- a CDS encoding PTS sugar transporter subunit IIB, which produces MKNILLICGSGASSGFMAAAIRKAAKKRGEQVTVKAASESQIDERINEIDYLLIGPHLAYMLDDLKQKVADKNVLVSIIPQATYGTLNGEKALDLILTMEG; this is translated from the coding sequence ATGAAAAACATTTTACTCATTTGTGGGTCAGGAGCTTCAAGTGGATTCATGGCAGCAGCAATCAGAAAAGCAGCAAAAAAACGTGGAGAACAAGTGACGGTGAAAGCAGCCAGTGAGTCACAAATAGATGAAAGAATTAATGAAATTGATTACTTATTAATCGGGCCGCACTTAGCTTATATGCTGGATGACTTAAAACAAAAAGTAGCCGATAAAAATGTTTTAGTATCAATTATTCCGCAAGCAACTTATGGCACACTTAACGGTGAAAAAGCACTCGATCTCATTTTAACTATGGAGGGATAA
- a CDS encoding YdeI/OmpD-associated family protein: MAEKTIVEKLQLTKYKEAVILNQPNGADYFQNLANYEEKLADKQYDLIFDFVETLEELITFVQKVIAENKLAANGYLFFAYPKKGNKKFATYVHRDELMPALKTDEEGYVDGSTLKFTRMVALDETYTVVGLKEAAKLKAKGVKKNNPSADEYADHVPLVAEFLADKGDLQAFYNNLATGYQRVWARYIYSAKQPATQEKRRLEMVDILSQGYKTKDLYRQGKK, from the coding sequence ATGGCAGAGAAAACAATAGTAGAAAAATTACAACTGACTAAATATAAAGAAGCAGTTATCCTAAATCAACCAAATGGAGCGGATTATTTCCAAAATCTAGCAAATTACGAAGAAAAACTAGCAGACAAACAATACGATTTAATTTTCGATTTTGTGGAAACGCTAGAAGAATTAATTACGTTCGTGCAAAAAGTTATTGCTGAAAATAAACTTGCTGCGAATGGTTATTTGTTTTTCGCCTACCCTAAAAAAGGCAATAAAAAGTTCGCTACATATGTACACCGCGATGAACTCATGCCAGCGCTTAAAACCGATGAAGAAGGTTACGTCGACGGTAGCACACTCAAATTCACGCGAATGGTCGCGCTCGATGAAACGTACACGGTTGTTGGCCTAAAAGAAGCGGCAAAACTAAAAGCGAAGGGCGTTAAGAAAAATAACCCTTCCGCAGATGAATACGCCGACCATGTACCTCTTGTCGCCGAATTTCTAGCAGACAAAGGCGATTTACAAGCCTTCTACAACAATTTAGCAACAGGATACCAGCGGGTTTGGGCGCGCTATATTTACTCTGCCAAACAACCAGCGACACAAGAAAAAAGACGTTTAGAGATGGTTGATATTTTGAGCCAAGGTTATAAAACGAAAGATCTTTACCGACAAGGGAAAAAGTAA
- a CDS encoding GntR family transcriptional regulator: protein MLLAIDLQSDEPIYTQICNQIIEGMAKRELLPGDKLPSVRSLGADIGINFHTVNKAYQILKQEGFIQIHRQKGVVIHPDGVAKADELFFAKLQTKLKPLIAESVVRGVTEEKWLEVSKAIFDEMHGRRVE from the coding sequence ATGCTACTTGCGATTGATCTTCAATCAGACGAGCCGATTTATACACAAATATGCAATCAAATAATTGAAGGTATGGCGAAACGGGAACTTTTACCAGGGGACAAATTACCTTCTGTTCGGAGTCTTGGCGCAGATATTGGTATTAATTTTCATACAGTAAACAAGGCCTACCAAATTTTAAAACAAGAAGGATTTATTCAAATACATCGTCAAAAGGGAGTAGTTATTCATCCGGATGGCGTAGCTAAGGCAGATGAGCTATTTTTTGCTAAATTACAAACGAAGCTAAAACCACTTATCGCGGAATCGGTTGTGCGCGGTGTTACCGAAGAGAAGTGGCTCGAAGTAAGTAAGGCTATTTTTGACGAAATGCATGGACGGAGAGTGGAGTAG
- a CDS encoding tyrosine phosphatase family protein, with product MANYINKERRQIDFDPFDLRIIAVPEVVAVQFKPRSEHTLLIRIADVGATYQPLKNESLFEAILPVHFNDINEEDDYWGLSDKEQAEMKLFNEVHRDLIYNFVDEHPDFTQIVVHCHAGVSRSSAVAMAIAEHLGDTDTYEKLQVIKRYLPNPRVLAIMRGEAYL from the coding sequence ATGGCGAATTATATTAACAAAGAAAGGCGCCAAATTGATTTTGATCCATTTGATTTACGGATAATTGCCGTACCAGAAGTAGTAGCGGTGCAGTTTAAGCCGCGCTCAGAGCATACTTTACTTATTCGTATTGCGGATGTCGGCGCAACCTATCAGCCACTCAAAAACGAATCACTTTTTGAAGCTATTTTGCCCGTTCACTTTAATGATATTAACGAAGAAGATGATTACTGGGGGCTTAGTGACAAAGAGCAAGCGGAGATGAAACTATTTAACGAGGTACATCGCGATTTGATTTATAATTTTGTGGATGAGCACCCAGATTTTACGCAGATTGTTGTCCATTGTCACGCTGGGGTCAGCCGAAGTAGCGCTGTTGCTATGGCGATTGCGGAACATTTAGGAGACACGGACACGTACGAAAAACTTCAAGTGATAAAACGATACTTACCAAATCCGCGGGTTCTTGCGATTATGCGGGGCGAAGCGTATTTATAA
- a CDS encoding DUF1648 domain-containing protein, producing the protein MEIIIYIFVSIAIISLQAITPFVIRKSECFGVNVGERANRNAELTRLKKQYVGQVVLWTSFVAIIGIALIQGFHSSENTQAGIFIASMFSQLIVSFIIYYRFHHTTLQWKRDKIEAGEISTNSIIMVDTSFHRRKMVISYTWFVVPLLIFIITLAITVVFYPVAPADFPIHFDMSGAVTDTVAKSPRVVLLLPMMQLGMIALFIFINFVIARSKQSVENENPTDSLKRGLLFRQVSSKAMLIMCTIMVIDFLIMQVVTLLALPAEWMMITMIISVVLILFGTVLLAVKVGQGGSRLKFADQPDGVNKPIRDDDSFWKAGVIYFNRNDPALFVEKRFGIGWTINTARPVAWLSFIIIIAVIILISILF; encoded by the coding sequence ATGGAAATCATCATTTATATTTTTGTTAGTATTGCTATCATTTCACTGCAAGCAATAACCCCTTTTGTAATAAGAAAATCAGAATGTTTCGGAGTAAATGTAGGCGAACGCGCTAACCGAAATGCGGAATTAACGCGGCTAAAAAAACAATATGTCGGGCAAGTGGTTTTGTGGACATCTTTTGTAGCGATAATTGGAATCGCGTTAATTCAAGGCTTTCATTCGAGTGAAAATACGCAAGCAGGTATTTTTATTGCTTCGATGTTTAGCCAATTAATCGTTTCTTTTATTATTTACTATCGTTTTCATCACACAACTTTACAGTGGAAAAGAGATAAAATAGAGGCGGGAGAAATTTCGACTAATTCTATCATCATGGTAGATACTAGTTTTCATCGCAGAAAAATGGTTATCTCGTATACATGGTTTGTCGTGCCACTGCTTATCTTCATTATTACACTTGCGATTACGGTCGTTTTTTATCCAGTAGCTCCTGCTGACTTTCCAATCCATTTTGATATGAGTGGGGCAGTGACGGATACGGTTGCCAAATCACCTAGAGTCGTATTGCTATTACCGATGATGCAGCTAGGAATGATTGCGTTATTTATCTTTATTAACTTTGTTATTGCTAGGAGCAAACAGTCCGTAGAGAACGAAAACCCTACTGATTCATTAAAAAGGGGACTCCTATTTAGACAGGTTTCTAGTAAAGCAATGTTAATTATGTGTACGATTATGGTAATTGATTTTCTCATCATGCAAGTAGTCACATTACTTGCACTTCCAGCTGAATGGATGATGATAACAATGATAATTTCTGTTGTTTTGATTCTGTTTGGAACCGTCCTTCTTGCTGTTAAAGTAGGGCAAGGCGGAAGCAGACTTAAATTTGCTGACCAACCTGATGGTGTCAATAAGCCAATTCGGGATGATGATTCTTTTTGGAAAGCAGGGGTTATTTATTTTAATCGAAATGATCCAGCTTTATTTGTAGAAAAACGCTTTGGGATTGGTTGGACGATTAACACAGCTCGCCCTGTTGCTTGGTTATCTTTTATCATTATTATCGCTGTTATCATTCTCATTAGCATCTTGTTTTAA
- the gorA gene encoding glutathione-disulfide reductase, with protein sequence MEKHYDYIAIGGGSGGIASINRAAMHGAKCALIEPKFLGGTCVNVGCVPKKVMWYGAQIKEAMDLYADAYGYQVDASFNFQKLVENREAYIERIRGSYKNGLDNNKVEWIKGYAEFVDEKTLRVNGELVTADHILIATGGEPALPSIPGAEFGITSDGFFALKELPKKVAVVGAGYIAVELAGVLQQLGSETHLFVRKHAPLRNFDPLLTDTLTEIIEQSDMMLHKHAVPQKVEKNPDGSLTLSLEDGRTETVDTLIWAIGRKPVIQGLQIEKAGVKLLESGHIAVDKFQNTNVAGIYAVGDVTGHYELTPVAIAAGRRLSERLFNNKKDAHLNYENIPTVVFSHPAIGTVGLTEPEAIEKYGKENIKVYTSSFTSMYTAITDHREPCRMKLICEGKTERVIGLHGIGYGVDEMIQGFAVAINMGATKADFDNTVAIHPTGSEEFVTMK encoded by the coding sequence ATGGAAAAGCATTATGATTATATTGCGATTGGCGGCGGAAGTGGCGGAATTGCTTCGATTAATCGCGCAGCCATGCACGGAGCAAAATGTGCATTAATTGAACCAAAATTTTTAGGTGGAACTTGTGTAAATGTTGGTTGTGTTCCGAAAAAAGTCATGTGGTATGGCGCACAAATTAAAGAAGCGATGGATTTATACGCAGATGCGTATGGTTACCAAGTGGACGCGAGCTTCAACTTCCAAAAACTAGTCGAAAATCGAGAAGCGTACATTGAACGAATTCGAGGTTCTTACAAAAATGGGCTGGATAATAATAAAGTAGAATGGATTAAAGGTTATGCCGAATTTGTCGATGAAAAAACATTGCGCGTAAACGGCGAACTAGTGACAGCAGATCATATTTTAATTGCAACAGGCGGCGAACCAGCGCTTCCTTCCATTCCGGGCGCAGAATTTGGCATCACCTCAGATGGCTTTTTTGCATTAAAAGAACTACCTAAAAAAGTGGCGGTTGTTGGCGCGGGATACATTGCGGTTGAACTAGCTGGTGTACTACAACAACTTGGCTCAGAAACGCATTTATTTGTACGGAAACATGCACCACTCCGAAATTTTGATCCACTTTTAACAGATACACTAACCGAAATTATTGAGCAATCGGATATGATGTTGCATAAACACGCTGTTCCTCAAAAAGTTGAAAAAAATCCAGATGGCAGTTTGACGTTGAGCTTAGAGGATGGCCGCACAGAAACCGTTGATACGCTTATTTGGGCGATCGGACGTAAACCAGTCATCCAAGGTCTTCAAATCGAAAAAGCGGGCGTAAAACTTCTAGAAAGCGGACATATCGCCGTAGATAAATTCCAAAACACCAATGTAGCGGGGATTTATGCAGTTGGCGATGTAACGGGTCATTATGAATTAACTCCAGTCGCAATTGCAGCAGGGCGCCGTTTATCAGAACGCCTTTTCAATAACAAAAAAGATGCACATTTAAACTATGAAAATATCCCAACCGTTGTATTTAGCCATCCAGCTATCGGAACGGTTGGTTTAACAGAACCAGAAGCAATCGAAAAATACGGCAAAGAAAATATCAAAGTGTACACTTCTAGCTTTACCTCAATGTATACAGCCATCACAGACCACCGCGAACCTTGCCGAATGAAATTAATTTGCGAAGGGAAGACAGAGCGCGTCATTGGCTTGCACGGGATTGGTTACGGTGTGGACGAGATGATTCAAGGATTCGCTGTTGCGATTAATATGGGCGCAACAAAAGCCGATTTCGACAATACGGTTGCGATTCACCCAACAGGATCCGAAGAATTTGTTACAATGAAATAG
- a CDS encoding GntR family transcriptional regulator produces the protein MVKYELIAADIREKINNGTYPPESILPDQVSLCKAYDCSRMTIKKAFDVLALEGLVYRQRGAGTFVMKNALANKQDASLRDYDGLTKMMGDNRISSKIIAFDIAFPDEKTQEQLLIKADQPVYKLIRLRLLDGAPYVLEHTTMPADLVPGLTKEILHHSIYAYLQDSLGLVLSGAFRKINADKPSEYDQEYLACGEHDPVLEVEQVVYLKDGRPVEYSRSRHRYDTRSFIMVDHREK, from the coding sequence TTGGTTAAGTATGAATTGATTGCAGCAGATATCCGCGAAAAAATAAACAACGGTACTTATCCACCAGAATCCATTCTTCCTGATCAAGTGAGCTTGTGTAAAGCTTATGATTGTAGCAGAATGACAATAAAAAAAGCCTTTGACGTTTTAGCGCTTGAAGGACTTGTTTACAGACAACGGGGTGCGGGGACTTTTGTCATGAAAAATGCCTTAGCTAATAAGCAAGATGCGAGTTTGCGGGATTATGACGGTTTGACAAAAATGATGGGAGACAACCGAATCTCGAGTAAAATTATTGCATTCGATATTGCTTTCCCAGATGAAAAAACACAAGAACAACTTTTAATAAAAGCAGACCAGCCAGTGTACAAGTTGATTCGGTTACGGCTCTTGGACGGCGCACCATATGTGTTAGAGCATACAACGATGCCGGCAGATTTAGTTCCTGGTTTAACGAAAGAAATTTTGCATCATTCGATTTATGCATACTTACAAGATTCACTTGGACTCGTGCTAAGCGGTGCCTTTCGGAAAATTAATGCCGATAAGCCATCTGAATATGATCAAGAATATTTAGCGTGCGGGGAACACGACCCAGTTTTAGAAGTGGAGCAAGTAGTGTATTTGAAAGATGGTAGACCAGTGGAATATTCTAGATCAAGACATCGCTATGATACGAGAAGTTTTATTATGGTTGACCACCGAGAAAAGTAA